The Kineothrix sp. IPX-CK genomic interval AACACCACCACCAGCACCGCTCCGGCAGGCATTATCTTATTAGTGAACTTTTTGCCAAGTGCCGTTCCTACCGCACCAAGTCCGAACATCAAAGGTACGGTTCCCATGCTGAACAAGAACATCGACATCGCTCCCGCAAAAGCGTTTCCGGTGGAAAGGGCATAAATCTGCATCGCCTGCAAAGGACCGCAAGGCATTAATCCGTTTAAAAGACCTACAATAAGAGGACTTTTACTTTTTCCCTTTTCCGCATTGATTTTTCGGGCAAATACCCTGGGCATTCTCGGATTGAGTCTGCGAAGCCATGGAAAAATTCCCAGCATATTGATTCCCATAATTACCATGAAGACTCCAGCCGCCAGCTTCAAGGCTCCCTGCATCGTATTGGAAAAAGTAAACACCGATCCCAGTGCTCCGACAATAAATCCTACTATTGTATATGAGATTACTCGTCCGAAATTATATAAAAATGCCGGTCTGAGAAAAGCGAAACGACTGCTTTCCTCTTCAAGAGGCCTCCCCGGAATACACTGAGACAGATTAATGCCGCCGCACATGGCCACACAGTGCACAGATGTAATCAGGCCTATAACAAAAAGCATCCCATATCCCATATTTGCTTCCGCGAGCTGGCTTGGAACGAGCATATTCAAAAGACCAAACTGCTGTATGAAAATATAGAGGGAAAAAATTATAAGAAGCAGCCCTACTGTGCGGCTGTTTCCCGATGCCCCCTTATCATTTCCCATCAACACCTCATAATCCAGTCGTTCAATTACTGAAATAATATCTTTTAAAGAAATAATGTCCGTATCATATGTGACGTCGGCAGTCCCTGCATTATAACTTACCGTAGCGGATTGTATGCCTGCGGTATTTCGCAGTTTTTTTTCGATTTTATTCTGACAGTTAACACAAGTCATGCCGCCGATTCGCAATGTTTTGGATTTTATACCTGATTTCATTTGGCGTCCTCCTTTTAATCTTATGGCATGAGTATATGAAACAAATTTGTAGAAGTTATGGAGATAGAAAATTTTAATATAAATAAAAAATTATTGAACAAAGGTCATTAATTTATTGACATCATTTGAAGCGAGCATTATAATTATTAATGACTTAAAGTCAATAATATTTTGTGAGGTGAATTCTATGGCTCGTCCTGCAAAAAAATCATCTGAACAGTGGACACAAGAAATCATAAATGCGGCCCAAAATCTTTTTACTGCCAATGGTTATGATGAAACTTCCATAAGTGACATAATGGATGCCGTAAAAGGTGCGAAGGGTACATTTTATCAATTTTTTGAAAGTAAAGAATTGTTATTGGAAACGCTTGTTGAAAAATGGGCAGATGATTATGAAAAAGCTATCATTGAGATACTGGACAGTGCTAATAGCACTTTTGTTGATAAGTTTTCAAAAATGATGGACTTAATTAAACAAATGTCAAGTAAGACATTGGGAATGGAAGCATTTTTTCACCCCTCAAACGGTGTTATGATTTATAAACTGACAAAAAGAATAGCCACCGTTATAACTCCTTATTTGGAAGAAGTTTTAAAAATGGGAATGGAAGAAGATTTGTTTTCTTTGGATGATCCGCATTTTTATGCAAGCTTTATTATAAGCGGAGCATTAGGCTCATTGAGTTCAGGTGCAGAGGCCCCTATCGATAACATACCGGGGAATCTCCAGTTACTGCCTGAAATAACGGCTAATATCCTGGGAATTGACAAAGGCGTACTGCTCTATAGCAAGGAGACCACAAGATGATAAATAATGAATTCGATAGTTGCCCGTGTCCAAAAGTCAAATGCAAAAATCATTCTGATTGTAAGCTGTGTATTGTGCGGCATTCCAGAAAAAAATCAAAACCATACTGCATGAGAGAGCGCAGAGATAACGCCGTCAAAAAAGAAAAAAACAGCGCTGTCGATAAATAAAATCAAAGCCGCTGTTTTTCTCTTTATCAAATCACATGATATTCCTTCAATAACTTTTCTATATCCGTGCCTCCAATTTTTTTAAGTACTTCTTTAACTACTATCTTTTCCACAAATCCCAGCTTCATGTCGGTGGCTTTTTTGCCGTCGCGAAGCTGCACAGTAGCATTTAACAGATCCCGGACATCGTATACGCTTCCCCATACCTCAGGTACGCCGCGATCGATATCCAACAAAGTATAAACTGCCTCCATTCCGGTACGGATAGAATACTCAGTGGTAAAGATGGTATCACGCTTCGTTTCCGCAAACTGTCCGAGAAAGGCAAAGTTAACGGCTCCCTGCGGAACTACGTCCGGTCTGTCTCCATATGCGCGGGGCATGAAGAACGCAGTGATATACGGCATCATACAGGGCACGGTGTTTGCGCTGTTTTCAGCAATATCCTCAATTTCACTTTCGGGCACACCGATATGGTACAGCCACTCCATACATATTTCTTTGCCGGTGCAATCCCGCATGGGTTTCTTCACATAATCGCCGGGCTGATCGGAAAATAAACCGTACACCCAGACGAGGAGCTGATCCTTAGGCTGATTACGAAACTGGGGCTGACGGTTAATGGTCCAGCTCAAGAGCCATGAGGAATCCTTTACGGTGACAATACCTCCGGTAACCACTTTGCCTGAGAAGGGGTCTCGCTTACAAATATTCTGAATATAAGGAACGACGCGCTGGTCGAGGGTATTGACAGTAGCACTCATCCAGTTGGACTGCTCAGGATCATAACAAAATTTGTCAGGATGGCCGAAAGACTTGTCTTGAGCCGCAATCTTACGCCACATATCCCATCCGCCGCCGGCTTTGATCTCGGACTGAAAGATTGCCGGTGTATTCTGGTCACCGATGGTGGAGTTCTCCACACAGCCGCCGTTAGTGATAAATACGAGATCGTTTTCAGTAAGATCTATGCTTTCTTCCTTGCCGTCTCTAATTACCTCTATACTCGCAGCCTGCTTTTTACTCCCGGCACAGTTAAATTTCACATTTACAACCTTGACACCGTAGTGAAACTGTACGCCAAAGCCTTCCAAATATTTTACCATAGGAAGAATCATGGATTCATACTGGTTGTACTTGGTAAAACGCAGAGCCTTAAAGTCTGGCAGACCACCAATATGATGGATAAAGCGCTGAATATAGAGCTTCATCTCCAGGGCGCTGTGCCAGTTTTCAAAGGCAAACATAGTACGCCAATACATCCAGAAATTAGAATCCAGCACTTCGTCGTCGAACACATCGGTAATGCGCTTATCCTGAAGTTCTTCATTCGCCGTGAAAAACAACTTCATGATCTCCATGGCGCCCTTATCCGAAATATCGAATTTCCCTTCGGTATGGGCATCCTCTCCGCGGTTTAGCGTAGCCCGGCAAAGGGAATAATTAGGGTCTGCTTTATTCAGCCAGTAGTATTCATCCAGAACGGATATCCCCTCTGTTTCAATGGATGGAATGGAACGGAACAAGTCCCACATACACTCGAAATGGTTGTCCATCTCCCGGCCGCCTCGCATGACATAACCGACATTTTCATACTGATAACCGTCGCAAGCGCCGCCGGGAATAGGGTCTTTCTCCAGAACATGGACATGCTTTCCTGCCATCTGTCCGTCTCTGACAAGAAAGCAGGCTGCTGCAAGGGCTGCAAGACCGCTGCCAACAATATACGCCGATTTCCCGTCGACTCCCTCCGGCTTCAGCGGGCGGGCGAACGCTTCATAATTACCACTTGAATAATACATGATCATAACCTCCTATATGTTTTATTTCCTTTTGATAGTTATATGCTAACAATTCTTTTTCAATCTCACAATAAACAGAAATCCCTCCGTGATAAGATTTTTATCACAGAGGGATCATTTGTAAAAAGTTTTATCATTTTTCAGACTTTGATGCATTTTTGTCCGTACGGTAGCTTTCCAGGGCGGAAGAAATATTTCCATGTACGAGAGTCGCCAAACGGTCGATAATGGTCTGCGGCCCCTCCCGCATATCTTTTTTGATCCAATCTAACATAAGGCCAACAAATGCAAATTTATAGAAATCGGCGATAAATTTCTTATCCTCATCCCGAACAGCCATCCCGTCAGCCTTTTCTTCCACAACGCCAATCATCAAATCATAGGTCAGTCTGTATAAATAGATTTCCACCTGCTCTCTGCTGACGGAGTGATAAACATTCATAATAAACGGCTTGTTGGCTAAGACAGCTTCAAAAATCTGCAAAAAGCCCTGCTGCCAAGTGTCATAGGTCTTCTTCCCTTCCAATGCCTTAGCAGCATCCTCCACGCAGGACCACTCCACAAGGTCGTAAATATCCTTAAAATGATAGTAAAAGGTCATGCGGTTTATACCGCAGTCCTCAGCAATGTCGTTAATCGTAATTTTATCCAAAGGCTTCTTCAAAAGCAGGTTTTTAAGCGATGCTTCCAGAGCCCGTTTCGTCGTTTGCGACATGAGGCAGCTCCTTTCCTGAGACAGTAACCGTTATTCCTCTATTTTATCATAATTTTCCAAGAAATTGTGGACAATGCCGTTTTCTTTATATGCAACGATCGTACTTAGGTTTACATTTTCCATACTTTTAAAAATATTACCCTCTACATATGGATTTACTTTCTTAAGCTGCTTAATCAGCTCCTTGATTTCCATTCGCTTCGAGCCCATGCTTCCGTCGCTTCGACAGGTGGTACAATTGTCCGTAAAGCGGCAGGCGCATTGAATGAAGTGCAGATTATTATAATCTCTCCAGTGCTTAATGTCATCCTCGCGAATGAGATACATCGGACGTATCAGCTCCATGCCTTCGAAGTTGGTACTGTGAAGCTTCGGCATCATAGTCTGCACCTGACCGCCGTACAGCATTCCCATCAATATCGTCTCTATGACATCGTCATAGTGATGTCCCAAAGCAATTTTATTGCAGCCTAGCTCCTTCGCCTTGCTGTAAAGATAACCTCTGCGCATTCTCGCACAAAGATAGCAGGGGGATTTCTCCACTTCATAGACGGATTCAAAAATATTCGTTTCAAAAACGGTAACAGGCACCTTTAACAATCCGGCGTTGTTCTCGATCACTTTACGATTCGTCTCATTGTATCCCGGGTCCATAACAAGAAATACCAGCTCAAAGGGAAATTTATTATGCCTCTTCAACTCCTGAAACAGCTTAGCCATAAGCATGGAGTCTTTGCCTCCGGATATACATACGGCAATTTTATCGCCTTCTTTTACGAGCTCATAGGTGTTTATTGCTTTGGCAAATCTGGAAAAAAGCGCTTTGTGGAATTTCTTTTTAATGCTTTTTTCAATTTCTTCACATCTGACTTCCTCCGCACCTTCTCTGTCCGCTTCTTTTTCTAAAGAGGACAGAAGCCATGCGCCGTAGCCGCTTTGAAGGTTGTACGCTTCAAAGCCGCGTGCATTCAGAAGACCTGCTGCGTCTGCGCTGATAACTCCCTTTCCGCAGTATAATATAATCTTTTTATCCTTCGGCAGCTCATAATCTCCCTGTTCTATCTGACTCATACCGATATTTACCGCTCCCGGTATATAGCCGTGTCCAAAGGATATTTCATCCCTGACGTCAATCAACACATACTCTTGCTTCTCCATTTCTTCCAGCTGTGCGATTGTGATATCTAATCCTTGTCCCATATTAATAATCATGCCTTTCTAAGCTTCCATCCCGCATATATCTTTTATGACTTCTCCCGCAAGGATTAACCCGGCTACAGAAGGCACGAAAGCTACGCTTCCCGGAATATCCCGCCTTTCCGTGCATTTATGGGCTGCTCCGGGAGGACAGATACACTGAGTCCTGCAGCTGATCGCCATATCTTCTATTGGCCGTACGGGCTTTTCCTTGGAATAAACTACTTTCAGCCGTCCGATTCCTCTTTTTTTCAGTTCCCGTCTCATTACTTTGGCAAGGGGACACATGGATGTATTATAGATATCATCCACCTCGAATTTCGTCGCATCCAGTTTGTTCCCTGCTCCCATACAGCTTATAATCGGAATCCCCGACTCGTTGGCACGAACCACAAGGTCAAGCTTGGCCGTCACGGTATCCACAGCGTCGATTACGTACGAATAAGACGTGAAATCGAAGTCACCGGCATTCTCCGGAAGATAAAAACATTTATGTACATTTACTTCCGCCTTCGGATTGATTTCCAATATGCGCGCCTTCATCACGTCCACCTTATATTGTCCTACCGTCTTATAGGTTGCAATAAGCTGTCTGTTCAGGTTGGTAAGACAAACCTTGTCATCATCAATTAAGTCGAAGCTCTTTATGCCGCTTCGAACCAGGGCCTCCACTGCAAAGCCTCCGACTCCTCCAATACCGAATATGGCAACCCTGGCATTTTGCAGCTTATTCATCGCCTCTTCGCCCAATAATAATTGTGTTCTTGAAAATTGATTTAACATTCTATTTATCTACTTTCTATATTGTCATTATATTCTTAGTCGGCTTTAAGATTAAAACATAGCCCCACGCTTTGTCAAGTAGATATTAAATGAGCGAAAGCAGATATACTGCTTTCGCTCACTTTTATGTGATGTGCCAGGTGTGTTTTACATTGCACATCTATCATATTTACTTTTTCTGGGATATGTAGGATTCAATCGCCTCCGTTATTTCATCAGGGCTCAAGCCCGACGTATTAAGTAGGTCGCTCAGGCTTTCCAAATCCTTCAGCTTCTTTTCATTATACAAGGCTTCTAACTCACTTTGCTCGGACTTGATTCTTGTCTGTAAACTCGATATTAATGCTTCTTTTTCCGCAATTCTATCCTCCAGCGGTTTTTTCGGTCTCCCTGCCATATTCTACCTCCAATAATAAATTCAATTATTATATAATATATGGACAGGTTCGAGAAAATATACATATGCAATCAACCTTACATCTGCTATTTATTTTTTTTGTGCCGTTTTTTGGAGACATACATATTTTCATCAGCCAAATCAATCAGTTCTTCCGCCGTCAATCCGGAATCCGGCATTGTCATTACACCAAGTGATGCTTTAATCGTAATTTCAGTATCCTGTACAGAAAATACTTCGTTGCTAAAATTATTCTCAATCTGTTCAGAAATACGAAGTGCGGCTTCCTTGTCGGCATTATTCAGACATACTACGAACTCATCTCCTCCGTAGCGGGCTACCCAATCCGTTTCGGTCCGGATACTTCCCTGAATTAATTTCGATGCCCTCTCCAAAAGTTTGTCACCAGCCGCATGACCTAACGTATCATTTACCGTTTTCATATTATCAATATCGATAAAAATCAAAGACAATGGCCTTTGTCTGGTTACAGCATTTACAATGTCTGCGGGCAGACGTTCGTCCAGAAATCTACGGTTGTAAAGGGATGTCAATTCATCGCGGATTATCATGTTGCTTATGTCCTGAATGGCATTAAAAAATATTTCCCCCTTGTTATAGTCACCCGAGCCAATCATCATAGTGTCTGTCGCATTTTTTAAAAGTTCCAAAACTACAGGCTCCTGATCAGAATCTATCGGTAAAGCCGTAACCAGCATAACCGCTTCGGGACTGTGCTCCAATTTTATAAAACTCTTCTGTTCACGGTATGCTCTCATTGAAACGCAGTTTTCACAAATCTGCCCATTCCCCCAGTAATCATAACAAGCTTCACATGTATGCTCTGTGCCGTTACTGCGATAATCTATCACTCTTTTATGGATTGGATCTACAAGCCGAACTACATCATACATCTTATGAAAAAAATCCAGATTTTTCTGTAATTTATTTAAAGTTATCTTTTCAATCATATATAATATTATCTCCTAAAGACATATTATAATAAAGTCTTACTATATACAATACCATTCTATCGGCATGTAATCAATCTTTCATTCTTGCCTGTTCTACCAGACCACCGCATACACGACTTAGTGGTTCGGCATTAAACCCATCTGGCCTAGCATAATAAACTCCCTCTGACTCTATAATCTTAACATTAGAAACTTCATTCCATATATCTTTATAAACTTTTTCTGTATCAATTTGATTTCCATCTCTGTCTAAAAATAATTCAATCAGCATTCTTTTAACCCCTTCATCTTCATAAAACACCATTTATTTATTCTAAATATAATGCCCATTTTATCTCTATATTTATCATCGTAAAATACACTTTAGTATTAATCAAGAAATTATATCTAACTTCATAATAATTTCACCATCTTCAATTTCTCCTGTTTCTATAAAACCCATACTTTCGTATAAATGCTTTCCAACAACATTATCAGGAACATAATCTAAAGATACATAGTCAAACTTACCAGTTTCTTTGATTAACTTAAGAGCGTACGCCAAAGCTTTTCTGCCATACCCCTTACCTTGTTGATTACTAGCTATCATAAATCGCCATATGCCACATTCTCGTTCTTTTTCATTCCAATCAAACATCATAAACCCTATGATGTCTTCATCGTTATATATGGCATACGGTTTTGCTTCCTCAGGATAAAGCCAAGCCTGCGCTAACGAATATACATTAGAGGCTACATACTTACTTTGTTCTTCATTTACTTTCATCCCCACGACTATTCTAAAATTATTTTCGTTTATTTCTTTTAATGATACCATATGGGAGTCCCTTCCGTTCATTTATTTGAATTCATAAATATAACATATTAACAATAATATTTGCACGAAATCATATCTGGAGGTATTTATGGGATACTAGGTTCAATCAATATTTTTACATTAATACAACCCTTCTTTCAAAGGAGTATAACCTTCCGAATATAGTATTATTAACATAAGCAGTTTTATTGATATTTTTTATAGAATAACCGGCTTGAACAGACCACTTTAGATTGATATAATAAGTATGTAATTTGGTTTATCCATTACTCCATGTTTGTATTAAATAAGTACTCTGTCAGACCGCCATTCTAACAGAGTGCTTATTTTTTTTCATTTTTCCTTTTGACTAAGCGAATGGCTGTTAGAACAGCACCAACGGCACAAACACTCGCAGCTGCAATATAAGCACCTTTCATACCATAGATAAATACATCATCCCTGCCTTCAATATAAGTTGAGACATCATAACCGATTATACTGCTCATTCTGCCATAGAGAATAAGAATAGCCATGGCAATGCCAGTAATCATTCCAAGATTTCTAACCAGCGCATTTACACTGCCTACAATACCCAGCATGTTCTTTGGAGCATTGGATAAAATCAAGGAATTATTAGGAGATTGAAACAAGCCGTTTCCAATGGACATAATAACAATATAAATAATCAGAATATACAAACTGGTGTGTTCCGTTAAAGTAGACATTAAAAATAAACCGACACTGTTTATCAACAATCCTATAAAGGTTAAAATTTCCGAACCTATTTTATCAGATAATGCTCCGCTTAAAGGAGCCACTACAGCCAATACTACCGGAAATACCATCATAATCAGTCCGGTAAAACTGGGTGAAAATTTCAGGGTATTTTGAAGATAAAAGGGCTGAATAATCGTTAAACTGTTGATGGCGATAAAGGATATAAAGCCGCAGAATATACTGAGAGAAAATAGCTTATTCTGAAACAGTTTTAGTTGCAAAAGAGGTACTTCCATCCTATTCTCAACAATAATGAATGTAACAAATGATAACACAAATAAAATAAATCCGCCAATGATATATGGATGTCTATAACCATAATCTTCACCTATTAACAGGGACCCGAATAAGGATACGATGGCAACGGCAAAGAGTATTGCACCTTTAATATCCAGTTTTTCATCCGAATTTTCAACTGATTTAGGAAGCAATCGGAATGAGAGGAAATATACAATGATACCGATAGGAACATTAATCAAAAAGATATAATTCCAATCCAGAGAACCTACGATGAAACCTCCTATAGGCGGACCTGCCAAAGAACCAAGTGCTACAAAGGTGCCGTTAATACCAAGGGCCCTTCCCCTTTCCTGAGGAGGGAATACCTGTGTTATAATACCCTGATTAGCAGACATGGTTCCAGCGGCACCGATAGCCTGTACGACTCTTGCGAAGAGCAGAAAAGGAAAAGATCCTGCAATACCGCAGATAAGTGAGCCCATGGTAAAAATTATAATACCAAAGTTAAAAATCTTGGTTTTTCCTATGATATCGCCCAGTCTGCCGAAAATTAATATGGTACCTGCAATTACCAGCAGATAAATAGAAACTACCCAGGAAATTGCTTCCGTACTTATAGACATTTTTTTTGCCATAGTAGGTAATGCAACGTTAACGATACTGCCATCTAACGTTGCCATAAAAGTCATTAATGCAATATTAAATAAAATAACATTTCTTTTCATATAAACTTTATCGTATGCCTGATCCATTTAGTCACTTTCCTCGTTTTCTAATCTGTATATTTTTATATTTCCCAAAACCTTGCTCAAAAGATCTGTAATATCATCTTTTTCTTCTTCCGTAAGGTTCTGTGTCATAATCCCATTCCATTTAGCTAATTCTTCCTTCATGGAAGGAATAATAAGTTTTGCTTTGTCCGTTAAATAAAGACAGTAAGCCCTGGAATCTTTTGAATTGGTTTCTTTTCTTACATAACCTAAATCAATTAGCTTTTTTATAACTCTTGCCGATAGAGCTTTATCTACTGCCAGCTCTTTACTGATCTGATTCTGACTGATTCCTTCTTTATTATATAGAATCATCAGATAGGGATAAGTACCGCTGCCCAGCGAATATTTTTTAAAAACTTCATTGGTGTATTCCAAAGTATTACGATATATACCTCCCGTTAATTTCGTAATAGGAATTCTTGCTTTCTGCATGTTAACTCCTTTTCATTTTTCCTTAATGCATTCCATCATTTGATCAAAACTCACGGCCTTGGGTTTTTCTTCTTAATTATCATTTTGCTCTCCTCTATGTTTTTTTATTACATATTGAGAATAGCTAAATATTAAATCAAATTAGTTGACATGTCAACCTTATTCCATTGAGGTTGGGTAAGCAAATTAAGATTTTCCCATAAAATAATATAATCCATAATTTTCTTTTATCTCTTTTTTCTTATGCATGTGATTGTTTAAATATATAAAATAAATCATTTGACATTTAAACTCTAGTGTGTTATATTATAATAGTATTTTGATAAAGTTTTGATTTCACATATTTTTTGTAAGTCATTATTGTATTGATGATTTACAAAAGATATGTGATTTTTTATTTAAAATATAATTAAATTAAAGGAGGTATCTTTTATGAATAAAGGTACAGTAAAATGGTTCAACGGACAAAAAGGTTTTGGGTTCATCTCTGATGAGCAGGGTGATGATGTATTCGTACATTACTCAGGTCTTGCAATGGATGGATATAAAACATTAGACGAAGGACAGTCTGTAACATTTGATGTTACAAAAGGTGCACGCGGATTACAAGCTATCAATGTTGTCATTGCATAAGTAGTATCCTAAAAGATCACTTTCTAAGTGGTCTTTTTTTGTTCCATTTATTACGCCCTCATCTAACTTTGAAAGCTTATTCCGCTTCCAATTATTATATTATGTTAACCATGTTCGCTCCTGATATAATGTGACCCAATTTTTATCAAAATGCTGTATTGATAAATTTTATCGCTTTATTTATCTTAAACTTCTACGTTTTTACTATTGTTCCTAGTACTTTAGTAATATATAATTATGCTGTTACTTTAGTTATACATAAAATATGGGAGAGGAAATGTTCGATTTTAAATTTGATTGGAGCAAGGAAGTTGAGTGCGGGGTTGAAATTATCGATGCGTTGCACCGTGAGTTTTTTCATATTGGCAGAGACATAGAGCAATTATTAATGAATGAGTGTATTAATGTCTCCGATAGCCAGCTTTTAAATATTGTGTGTTCATTAAGAGACTATGCTTCTTATCAGATATACACTAAAGAAGCATTGATGAAAGAATACAGATATCCCAAAACATATATCCAACGTAAATCTTTGTATACTTTACAGGAAAGCATTCTTTCCATTGACATAAATGAACTTGGAAGAACACCGCAAATAGCTCTTACCAGGCTGAAAGAAGATTTGCAAACATTTCTGTTTAATCATATTTTAATTGAATCAAGTGAATTTGGCAGATATCTAAATTCATGCGGTGTACATTAAAAGAAACTTTACTTCTCAATTCATTCTACAAACAGGAATCCATATCTCGCTTTTATAATCCGGTCTGCTTGTATCAGGACTTTCGTTCCACAATAATTCAGGTCCCCCTGTCAATTCATATCCTGATGTCGGGAACCATTCGGCGTATATTTTTGCCCATGTATCCTGAATAGCATCCAGAAAAGTACCAACCACTTTGAATACTGCCCAGGTGGAGGCTTCGACATGCAGGATGTCAAAGTCGTTTGAAGCGGTTTTGGAAGTTGCAACTCCAATATACTGGTCAAGCTCGGAGCCTTCTGCGGTACGCTCTTGAAAATTTGCAGAAACGCTAAGTATACCTTTTGGCTCCATGT includes:
- a CDS encoding oleate hydratase, with amino-acid sequence MYYSSGNYEAFARPLKPEGVDGKSAYIVGSGLAALAAACFLVRDGQMAGKHVHVLEKDPIPGGACDGYQYENVGYVMRGGREMDNHFECMWDLFRSIPSIETEGISVLDEYYWLNKADPNYSLCRATLNRGEDAHTEGKFDISDKGAMEIMKLFFTANEELQDKRITDVFDDEVLDSNFWMYWRTMFAFENWHSALEMKLYIQRFIHHIGGLPDFKALRFTKYNQYESMILPMVKYLEGFGVQFHYGVKVVNVKFNCAGSKKQAASIEVIRDGKEESIDLTENDLVFITNGGCVENSTIGDQNTPAIFQSEIKAGGGWDMWRKIAAQDKSFGHPDKFCYDPEQSNWMSATVNTLDQRVVPYIQNICKRDPFSGKVVTGGIVTVKDSSWLLSWTINRQPQFRNQPKDQLLVWVYGLFSDQPGDYVKKPMRDCTGKEICMEWLYHIGVPESEIEDIAENSANTVPCMMPYITAFFMPRAYGDRPDVVPQGAVNFAFLGQFAETKRDTIFTTEYSIRTGMEAVYTLLDIDRGVPEVWGSVYDVRDLLNATVQLRDGKKATDMKLGFVEKIVVKEVLKKIGGTDIEKLLKEYHVI
- a CDS encoding sulfite exporter TauE/SafE family protein, producing the protein MKSGIKSKTLRIGGMTCVNCQNKIEKKLRNTAGIQSATVSYNAGTADVTYDTDIISLKDIISVIERLDYEVLMGNDKGASGNSRTVGLLLIIFSLYIFIQQFGLLNMLVPSQLAEANMGYGMLFVIGLITSVHCVAMCGGINLSQCIPGRPLEEESSRFAFLRPAFLYNFGRVISYTIVGFIVGALGSVFTFSNTMQGALKLAAGVFMVIMGINMLGIFPWLRRLNPRMPRVFARKINAEKGKSKSPLIVGLLNGLMPCGPLQAMQIYALSTGNAFAGAMSMFLFSMGTVPLMFGLGAVGTALGKKFTNKIMPAGAVLVVVLGLSMFSQGVNLAGIYQPLSFAKEGGSEQTDVVGEKTEDGEQVVNSTLSSGRYPDITVQAGMPVKWVIDAPQGSINGCNNEIYIREYGIQHKFTEGENIIEFTPEETGTFQYTCWMGMIRGTITVVEGGDDDSSEPIAFDSTPPAPEPEVSDYVIPVENIVIAEPIIDDSGNDMQQITITLTDDGFQPAVAIVQTGMNVLWNIDNQSASGQGLDQIIAPAYYAQLSLAKGENSLYFLPSADFEFYDGSNQFFGYIKVVDSLDNIDLEAVKAEVSSYETLVYPQEYFTQAAGASCCQ
- a CDS encoding tRNA threonylcarbamoyladenosine dehydratase, which translates into the protein MLNQFSRTQLLLGEEAMNKLQNARVAIFGIGGVGGFAVEALVRSGIKSFDLIDDDKVCLTNLNRQLIATYKTVGQYKVDVMKARILEINPKAEVNVHKCFYLPENAGDFDFTSYSYVIDAVDTVTAKLDLVVRANESGIPIISCMGAGNKLDATKFEVDDIYNTSMCPLAKVMRRELKKRGIGRLKVVYSKEKPVRPIEDMAISCRTQCICPPGAAHKCTERRDIPGSVAFVPSVAGLILAGEVIKDICGMEA
- a CDS encoding TetR/AcrR family transcriptional regulator, with amino-acid sequence MSQTTKRALEASLKNLLLKKPLDKITINDIAEDCGINRMTFYYHFKDIYDLVEWSCVEDAAKALEGKKTYDTWQQGFLQIFEAVLANKPFIMNVYHSVSREQVEIYLYRLTYDLMIGVVEEKADGMAVRDEDKKFIADFYKFAFVGLMLDWIKKDMREGPQTIIDRLATLVHGNISSALESYRTDKNASKSEK
- a CDS encoding TetR/AcrR family transcriptional regulator: MARPAKKSSEQWTQEIINAAQNLFTANGYDETSISDIMDAVKGAKGTFYQFFESKELLLETLVEKWADDYEKAIIEILDSANSTFVDKFSKMMDLIKQMSSKTLGMEAFFHPSNGVMIYKLTKRIATVITPYLEEVLKMGMEEDLFSLDDPHFYASFIISGALGSLSSGAEAPIDNIPGNLQLLPEITANILGIDKGVLLYSKETTR
- a CDS encoding rhodanese-like domain-containing protein; translated protein: MGQGLDITIAQLEEMEKQEYVLIDVRDEISFGHGYIPGAVNIGMSQIEQGDYELPKDKKIILYCGKGVISADAAGLLNARGFEAYNLQSGYGAWLLSSLEKEADREGAEEVRCEEIEKSIKKKFHKALFSRFAKAINTYELVKEGDKIAVCISGGKDSMLMAKLFQELKRHNKFPFELVFLVMDPGYNETNRKVIENNAGLLKVPVTVFETNIFESVYEVEKSPCYLCARMRRGYLYSKAKELGCNKIALGHHYDDVIETILMGMLYGGQVQTMMPKLHSTNFEGMELIRPMYLIREDDIKHWRDYNNLHFIQCACRFTDNCTTCRSDGSMGSKRMEIKELIKQLKKVNPYVEGNIFKSMENVNLSTIVAYKENGIVHNFLENYDKIEE
- a CDS encoding GNAT family N-acetyltransferase, translated to MVSLKEINENNFRIVVGMKVNEEQSKYVASNVYSLAQAWLYPEEAKPYAIYNDEDIIGFMMFDWNEKERECGIWRFMIASNQQGKGYGRKALAYALKLIKETGKFDYVSLDYVPDNVVGKHLYESMGFIETGEIEDGEIIMKLDIIS
- a CDS encoding GGDEF domain-containing protein, with translation MIEKITLNKLQKNLDFFHKMYDVVRLVDPIHKRVIDYRSNGTEHTCEACYDYWGNGQICENCVSMRAYREQKSFIKLEHSPEAVMLVTALPIDSDQEPVVLELLKNATDTMMIGSGDYNKGEIFFNAIQDISNMIIRDELTSLYNRRFLDERLPADIVNAVTRQRPLSLIFIDIDNMKTVNDTLGHAAGDKLLERASKLIQGSIRTETDWVARYGGDEFVVCLNNADKEAALRISEQIENNFSNEVFSVQDTEITIKASLGVMTMPDSGLTAEELIDLADENMYVSKKRHKKNK